The window CAAAAGTGGGACACCATATTATCCATTTATTTAGAGCAAACTCATCAACTGAAGGATTATTAAAAgagtaaaatttttaaataatcagttattcaaaaaaaatacattgtattCATTCAAAACACCAGCAGTAACTTTAGTTCGTTATTCTGGAAGTGTGTCCTGTAATACATTAAGAAACTAACAAAATAATTACCTGTACTTGTTGATCCCAGTATTTTGCAGCCTGGTACACACGGCCACTTGTTTGTAAGGATAAGGGGATTTGAATATTACCATTCATGTTTAACAATGGCATGGAAAATCCAGAAGTACCAGCATGTACTGTTTTGTCACAGATGCTCTTTTTCCCATCAAAGCTCTCTTTACTCTCTTCTAGTTTGACACTACTAGTGTGCATAGGAATCTCCCCCATTTGAACTATTCCACAACTGTCCTGTGGTACAGAAGTGTTTATTAAAGTCTGAGATTCGGGACAGGTAGCATGGGCAGAAAAGATTGCCCAAGATTCTACATTAGGCAACTGTCCTGATGGTGAAGTACTGGCAGGTACAAGTCCATACAACTGACTACTATCTACAGTGAGCAGCTCCTGCCGAAGAGGAATGTAAGCCTGTTGCTGACTTTGCAATGGCAATGCTACAACTGTAGCAGGAGTGTTTTGTAAGGGTGTGTGGTTAATAGTGTAACTGTCCTCAACAGGCAaatcaaattttctttttttaactggCTGAGATAATCCTGAAGAGCAAGCTCTTCGATCTTGAGAAGCAGATGTACCAACGCTAGAGTTTTGTCCATCAGAAATAGACTGTCCATCAACCTGCTGCTGGAGTGTTTTATTTGATTGGCTTGGTTGAATGTCAATATTGTGGCCCTGTCGCAATTGGACATGATGCACAGGGATATGATGCTGATCAAGAGGGACACCAGAACTGACAGAGTGCTGCAGGGGAGAAGCAATGGGCCTAGCTAGCTCCAGCAAAGAACCAGCAACATCAGAATTGTCCATGTAGAAGTAATGATTTCTTTGTTGATATACAGAAATTGGAGAATGAACAAACTGTTGCATTTCCTCCGCTCCCTTGCCATTGAGTGAATCAAGGAAATCTTTCATTCGGTGGGGAGGAATAGTCTGGGCTTTCATTCTGAGATAGTCTTCATACGGAATGGAGTTTTCCAAAGAATGGCTCATCCTTCTGGCAACTGCGAAACAAACTAAACAAATAACAAGAACACGTTATTATGGAGAGCTGTGCACAAAAacattaggggataagatatgtgatGCATTCCATGTTTagcataaggctgcattcacatcacaaatggggcatacagcagccgtACCTGGTGGGAGATTTAGAAAATTGGTTGCTGCCATATCCCCGCACCATATcccatgcatttcaatgagccggacaGAGTCAGCTAGTGATTTCGGTCAGGTCATTTTTAACCTGTATCAGTttttgttgctggactgaaaCTGCAGCAGACAAGAGTTTTCAGTCCAGAAACAAAAACGGATACGGTCCTATCTGACTCCACAAACTTCACAGAAATAAATGGGGTGTGGCGCTGGTCCATATGCCccaattgtgaatgcagcttaaGACTACATGCATAGGGGATGAGCAAGCTGTGAATTTCTGTGCATAAAATACAAAGCACATTACAGTCCCAGTTTTTAAgaaaaaggttttaaatgctGGAGAAAAACCTGCACAAAAGTTGTGTATTTGCAGCAAACTCCAAAAGTGGAGATACAGTATTAAATTCTCTTTTCTATGTACTACTTCTGCACCAAAATCCA is drawn from Hyla sarda isolate aHylSar1 chromosome 4, aHylSar1.hap1, whole genome shotgun sequence and contains these coding sequences:
- the LOC130369044 gene encoding transcriptional regulator QRICH1-like; this translates as MSHSLENSIPYEDYLRMKAQTIPPHRMKDFLDSLNGKGAEEMQQFVHSPISVYQQRNHYFYMDNSDVAGSLLELARPIASPLQHSVSSGVPLDQHHIPVHHVQLRQGHNIDIQPSQSNKTLQQQVDGQSISDGQNSSVGTSASQDRRACSSGLSQPVKKRKFDLPVEDSYTINHTPLQNTPATVVALPLQSQQQAYIPLRQELLTVDSSQLYGLVPASTSPSGQLPNVESWAIFSAHATCPESQTLINTSVPQDSCGIVQMGEIPMHTSSVKLEESKESFDGKKSICDKTVHAGTSGFSMPLLNMNGNIQIPLSLQTSGRVYQAAKYWDQQVQPQGMQCSPSEPQLRLQNNTDFLSTLKPEEGALFWKTWAQIKNAETQKESENKPSWLGKKRPLIFKEDVLSVPIAELNYGLCLITKEAKKHDGSPYDADMMFYLLLSVQKHMFDNNRIDNIFADLYYSKFLEKLHEVLKGYCPRVNPFGYVISSCISEEMLWDCKQLGAHSPTTLLFTLMYFNTKYFVLRTVEQHSQLAFSKITKQTRKNPGIGKDKNCTIRFLRLYGQVQSGLKVAEETYVEQLENPDNPLQCPIKLYDFYRFKCPQGARGPTDAFYLVPEPVVAPNSPIWYSGQPVNEEVMEQMLTRILLVKEVQEAHASSRISAY